A window of Stenotrophomonas indicatrix genomic DNA:
GGCTGCTCCGGCATGATGAACGCCTCGTTCGCCAGCAGCGCCGGCTGCACCGGCACCCCCGCGTGGGCCAGCGCATGCGATGCCGGCAACGCCACGCAGAACTGATCTTCGATCAGGATGTGCGAACCGAGCGCATCGGGCACCTCGATCGGAAGCCGGCAGAACACCACATCGATGCGACCGTCCAGCAGCAGGTCCGGCAGGTCGGCCATCGGCCATTCGCCGACCTTCAGCTCCACATCGGGCGAGGCGCTGCGGAAACGCTGCAACTGCTCCTGCAGCGCGCCGGCATGGACCGCCGAACCTACGTAGCCGATCTCGATCCTGCCGATTTCCCCGCGACCGGCGCGGCGGCCCACGGCCTCTGCCTGCTCGAACTGGCGCAGCACGTTGCGTGCTTCGGCCAGGAAGATCGCACCGGCAGAGGTCAGCGTGACCTCGCGCCTACTGCGATCGAACAAGGGGGTGCCCAGGCGACGCTCGATCTGCTGGATCTGAACGCTCAGCGTCGGCGTGGCGATGCCCAGGCGCAGCGCGGCGCGCCCGAAATGCAGCTCCTCGGCCAGTGCGACGTAGTACTGCAGATGTCGACGGTCCATGCGTGCCGGTTCGTTAGCTTTTGCCTAACGTACTTGAAGAACATCGGCAATGAAACAAACAGTCGAAGTTGCTTGAATGGGCCTTCTTCCTTCCCCACCCGAGTGCCCGGTGTATCTCTTCCCCCGCCGCAGACCACCCAACTGGATCCTGATCATCGCCTCGCTCGGCTGCACGATGACGGTGCTGGAAACCAACGCCGTGGCCGTCGCCCTGCCGACCATCGCGCGGGATCTGCAGGCTGACTTCGCCGACATCGAATGGGTGATCAGCTGCTACATCCTGACCTTCACCTCGTTGCTTCTGCCCGCCGGTGCCATCGCCGATCGTCATGGCCGCAGGCGTGTGCTGCTGATCGGCATCGCACTGTTCGCCCTCTCATCGCTGACCTGCGCGCTGGCCCCCACGGCCAGTGCGCTGTATGTGGCCCGAGCGTTGCAGGGCGTGGGTGCCGCTTTCCTGCTGGCCCCATCACTGTCGGTGATCGGCCACGAATTCCACGAGGGCAAGCAACGCGACGATGCCTGGGCCTTCTGGGGCACGGCAATGGGCATGATGATGGTGCTCTCGCCGCTTATCGGTGGGCTGCTGTCCTCGCTGTGGGGATGGCGCTCGGTGTTCATCGCGATCCTGCCCTTCCTCGCCTTCCTGGCCTATGGTGCGATCCGCTGGGTTCCCGACACTGCCGACACGGTGGTACGCCCGCTCGATCCGCCCGGCATCATCACCTTCAGCATGGCGATCTTCGGCATCGTGTTCTTCCTCGTGGAAGGACTCGCGCAGGGATGGACATCGGCGGTGGCCCTGGCCGGCCTGGGCCTGGGCATCGCGATGGCCGCGCTGTTCACCTGCATCGAGCTCACGCGTCGGCATCCGATGGTCGACCTGCGGCTGCTTGCCAGCCCGCGCTTTGTCGGTGCCCTGATCGCCATGATCGGCTACGCGGTCAGCGCGCAGGTGATGGCCTCGATGCTGCCGCAGTACCTGCAGAACGGCGTCGGCCTGAGTGCGCTGGCCACGGGCGCCGGCATGCTGCCGTTCGCTGCGGCGATGCTGCTGTTCCCCAGCGTGGGCAGGCGCCTGGGCAGACGATTGTCGAGCGGGATGGTGCTGGCCATCGGCCTGTCCATCACTGCCGCCGGCAATGCGCTGGCCGGTATCGGTGCATGGCACAACCAGCCGACGGTGGCACTGCTGGCGATGATCATCATCGGCGCAGGCGGTGGCATCCTCAACGGCGAAACATCCAAGGCGATCATCGGTTCGGCGCCCCGCGACCGCGCAGGCATGGCCTCGGGCATCAGTGCGACGACCCGCTTCGTCGGCATCCTGCTCGGCTTCACGATCCTCTCCAGCGCCCTGACCGTCGGCATCCGCGCCGGACTCTCAGCACGCGTTCCTGCAGATGAAGTCATGCGTCTGGCCGACACCATCGCCACCGGTGCACTGACCCGAGGAGCCCAGGTTGATCTGGCGCGGGCGATCTACAGCCAGGGCTTTGCCGCGTCCCTGTGGACTGCGGCCGCAGCAGCGACGCTGGCCAGCCTGGCCGTTGTCCTGCTCAGACCACGCGCCTGATCGCAGATGGCAGACGCAGAAACGACCAGGGCAGCACTGGGCTGCCCTGGTC
This region includes:
- a CDS encoding LysR substrate-binding domain-containing protein, translating into MDRRHLQYYVALAEELHFGRAALRLGIATPTLSVQIQQIERRLGTPLFDRSRREVTLTSAGAIFLAEARNVLRQFEQAEAVGRRAGRGEIGRIEIGYVGSAVHAGALQEQLQRFRSASPDVELKVGEWPMADLPDLLLDGRIDVVFCRLPIEVPDALGSHILIEDQFCVALPASHALAHAGVPVQPALLANEAFIMPEQPAGTLEVARRGGFVPDIRSRPGHLVAVLAQVSVGDGAVAIVPSVLQRTLLLPGVVYLPIAGPVIASTIAALYREQETSPAVRRLIEQVRRTPSRRIDMLPLS
- a CDS encoding MFS transporter; this encodes MYLFPRRRPPNWILIIASLGCTMTVLETNAVAVALPTIARDLQADFADIEWVISCYILTFTSLLLPAGAIADRHGRRRVLLIGIALFALSSLTCALAPTASALYVARALQGVGAAFLLAPSLSVIGHEFHEGKQRDDAWAFWGTAMGMMMVLSPLIGGLLSSLWGWRSVFIAILPFLAFLAYGAIRWVPDTADTVVRPLDPPGIITFSMAIFGIVFFLVEGLAQGWTSAVALAGLGLGIAMAALFTCIELTRRHPMVDLRLLASPRFVGALIAMIGYAVSAQVMASMLPQYLQNGVGLSALATGAGMLPFAAAMLLFPSVGRRLGRRLSSGMVLAIGLSITAAGNALAGIGAWHNQPTVALLAMIIIGAGGGILNGETSKAIIGSAPRDRAGMASGISATTRFVGILLGFTILSSALTVGIRAGLSARVPADEVMRLADTIATGALTRGAQVDLARAIYSQGFAASLWTAAAAATLASLAVVLLRPRA